Part of the Sphingobacterium sp. LZ7M1 genome, TTCAGTAAATTTTTTAACTAGGCCAATCCCATTATCATGAGTATGCAACGAAATTTTACCGTTTTCCATCGCCTGTTACATTGGATTATGGCTTTTGCAATGCCCGTTCTTTTCATAACAGGTTTTCTTAGGATGTACTGGATGGGCAAAAATAACATAATCCCTGTTTTAGAAAAGCAAGTTTCAGGCATTTCAAAAGAGCAGGTTTCTGAGGTTGTGAAGGGTATCCGTGAACCTATGTGGGAATGGCATGAGCTTTTTGCACATATTATGATTTTTTCTTTTCTAGCTAGGATTATCTATATGCTCGTTAAGGGGATCAGGTTTCCCAATCCATTCCTGAAGGTTCAGTCCTTAAAGGAGCGCTTACAAGGACTTACCTATGTCTATTTCTATCTTTTTGTAATGATCTCAGCAGCAACTGGAATCTGTATAGAAAAAGGCTTTTTTAGTCAATGGAAAGAAAGCATAGAAAGTGTCCATAAATGGGGACTTTACTGGTTTCCTATATTTGTGGTACTCCACTTGCTGGGAGTTTTTATCGCCGAAACTACAGACAAAAAAGGGATTACATCTAAAATGATAGGAGGGGATAAAGAGGAGAAATCTTAATATAAATGATTCAGAAAATGAGAGCTTTTGTGGTTTAAAAAACTATAGAAGCTCTTTTTTTTGACTAAACTTTATTTTACTCTGTAGGTCAGGACTGTCCAGTTTGATGAAGCATTGATTGAGTGCATTTTTTAAAAACTCACCACGAATTACCTTCTCCTTGATTTTCAAAACGTTTGTTCTGATTTCTTCATATTCAGTGAGCGTAATATCGTCTAAAATTTGCTCAATGTCCTTTAAGCTTTTTATCGTACGGCCAAGATTATGCTCTTGAACAAATTTTGCCATGGCCGATTCTTCCCAGACGATGACGGGCAGACCTTGAGATAAGTATAATGATATCTTATGGGGGGTGGAATATTTTAAATATTGACCAGCCAGACCGGTACAGGTTTTTGTACTGTCTCCTTCCCAAACCAATCCAAATGAAATGCCACTGACGTCCATGGTTGGATCACTAGGGTCGAATACACCTAAATATTCCATATTCTTATGCAATTCCACTGGTTCTAAATGTATGCCATACAGCTTCGTTTTGAACTTAGGCTTCCATTTATAGATGAAGGCTGCTTTTTCTGGGGTTAAGTTCCCCCCGAAAACAATATTCTTTTCCAATATCGCTGTTCCAACACCTGAAGGTTGATGGTTTGGATCGAGCCTGAAATCAAATAATTCTAAATCTACGACCTTATCAGCTGCGATATGATTGCTTATTAGCCATTTGGACATTTCCGCATTCTGCGAAATCAATACATCTGCAAAATCTAAATATTTAATCTCTAGCTCTGGGTCGATTTGCCCAATTCGCCTGATGGAATCTAAATCGATTATCATCATGATGATCCTCAAACCTTTATTAAGTTTTGCCTTATATAGGCTAGAATAGACGGCTTTAGCCACTTCAAACAAGCTTTCAAAGGGAATCAGGACCATGATCACGTCATTAGAGTCCAATTCTCCTATATATTTTTTGAAGGCAAGGTAATTGGCATAATTTGCATATCGTCTAGAAATTATCCTTTTCAACCTGTATTTGGAATCTTTTAACGTGATCTTATAAAATTCATAGATATTGGAATCAGATAGGTCTGACTTGATGGTTTCAAAAACATCGTATCTTGCTTTAAAACCAGCATGAAAATCTTTATAATATAAATCATTGATAATGTGGAAATTCATATGTCAATCTATCAATAAAATGAATTTTAATAATTGTCGCCTCAAACCTTACACTTTACAATATTGTTAAATTTTTCTCGGTATTTAAAATTATATTAAAAATTCTCTTATTATTAAAAATACTTGGATATCAAGCCTTTGAGATAATTGTGTGTTAATTTTAAATAAATTCTCCCCATTCAAAGCCTAGATGAATTCTTGAACTGCTATATTTTTCAAACAAATTTGCTTTCCAATCATTTAATGGATATAAAATATACATGACACAATGAAAAAACTATTTATACCAATCATCTTGAATGCACTGCTACTTGCTTCCTGTAGCAATAATGCCGGTTCGAAGCAAGATGGGAATGCTATCAATGACAGCATAATCGAAAAGTCTGAAGCAAACAGGGAACTTGTTCCATTTGTATTAGGCGAAAATTATTTTGTAAAAAACACCGTCTCAGAGGATAAAAATGGAGCCCACAAAATTGAAACTCAAGAAGCTTTTGATGAATTCTTTTCGCCAGCAGCAACTATGGGTGATTCTGGAATGCCCAGTAATATCGATTTTGATAAGCAGTTTGTTATTGCGATCATTTCAACGAGCTCGGATTTAAAACCTAGCATTGATTCCATTTCTTTGAATAAAGAAGGAGCAGAGTTATTGCTGAAATATAAAGAGTCTTTCGGCGAAAAACAGAGTTTTACCATGCGTCCTATGGCCATATTAATCGTTGACAAGAAATTTGATGGCGTATTGAAGCCTGAGGTAATGAGTACGTTATAAGACCTAAACATATTCAACCATAGCTGAATACCTATTTAAAAGCTTTCTATAAATAAAAAAGAGGCTCCTTTGAAAATACTTTTCAAGGAGCCTCTTTTTTTTGATATTTTCTTGGAAATATGAAAAGAATATTCTCTATATTTATGATATCAAAATAATATCATAATAAATCATAATTATGGAAAAGATCATTAAACCAACATCAGGCTATTTAGCATTAGGGATATTGTTTTTAAGCCTTCTAGGAATTATTTTCTCATTTATTCAGATAGGCTCACATGGGCAGATTGGATATGTACCAGTCTTGGTGATCCTGTTCATTGTTTTTATAGTAATCGTGAAAGGGTTGATCATTGTCAATCCAAACCATTCCCGTGTTTTGAATCTATTTGGTAAATATGTTGGCACCATCAAGGCAAATGGTCTGTTTTTTATCAATCCATTCTATACGGCGCAGAAAATTAGCCTTAGATCAGAAAACTTACAGGGCCAGACCTTGAAGGTGAACGATAAATTGGGTAATCCAATTGAGATTGCGGCAGTAATCGTTTGGAAAATTGGTGATACCTACAAGGCGGCTTATGAGGTACAGAGCTATATGGACTACGTGAGGGTTCAGAGCGAAGCTGCTGTACGACATCTTGCCGTAAGTTTTGCCTATGATAGTTTTGAGGATGAGAATGCTGACCTAACCTTGAGAGATGGGGGTGAAGATGTCAATAAAATCTTGGAATCCGAGCTGTCAGCACGTCTATCCAAAGCTGGGGTAGTGGTAGAAGAGGCTAGGATTACGCATCTGGCCTATGCACCAGAAATTGCAGGGGCAATGTTGCAGCGTCAACAGGCTTCAGCAATTGTAGCTGCCAGAGCAAAAATCGTTGAAGGTGCTGTCGGTATGGTTGAAATGGCACTCCAAAAGCTATCGGACAAGAATATTGTGGAATTGGACGATGAGCGAAAAGCTGCGATGGTCAGTAATTTGATGGTGGTTCTCTGTGGAGAGAAGGCCGCACAACCTATTGTAAATGCAGGAACCCTTTATAATTAATTTAAGAAGGAGTAATTCCGGATAGTTAAGAAAGATTTATGAAAAAGAGTTTTGTGATCAGGGTAGATGAAGAAACCTTTAAGCTATTGGAAGCCTGGGCTCAGGATGAATTTAGGAGCGTTAATGGACAGATAGAATTTCTGATCCATCAAGGTTTGCAGAAATCTGGCCGAATGAAAAAAACAAAAGCAAAAAACACAAATGGATCAGTTGATGAAAGCAACTGATCCATTTCACATATTTTTAGTCCCTCCGGATATATTCTCTGTCATCATCCGACATTTCATCATCATTCCCTAAAAACAATTGATCTTCGGTAGGATTCACCGTATTGGTAATCCCATATTCCTTTGGGTGCTTGTTCTTTCTTCTAAATAGAATAGCACCGACAATGACCCCTAGAAGAAAAAATATCCCTAGAATAATCAATTTCGAAGTGCGGATGTCCCCAAATAGCCAAAATGAAGCTTCCTCTTTATTGTTGAAAAGGACAATGGCTAATAAGGCCAATAATACGGCGATTACAATGGTCTTTGGTTTCATATCGATAATATTAAAGGACAAAACTATAAAAATAAGCTAGGATTTCAATTTTTAGTAACAATATGCTTGCTCTAAATCTTCAAGTGATAGACTTTATTAAAATTTATCGTAATTTTATTTAGTTTCCTAATATTAAAAGTTTGAGATAGTTTTTACTGGCAGTTAGGTTCTAAGCTGCAATTTTTTAGCCATTTTGGTTTTTATAAATTCTGTTAATGAACTTTTTGGCACGTTTTAGGTTAATACAGTAGAATAATCTTGAGTATATTGACGTTAAATTATTATAAACTAAATACTAAACAAAGGGAATATTGATAAAGGATTTTATTGGGAATACACCGTTAAGAAGGGAGGATTTTTTATCCAAGAAATATGGAACAAACATCTTAATCAAGGAGGAGTTCTATAATCCTGGAAAATCATCTAAAGATAGGGCCGCATGGTTTATGGTTGAAGATGCCATTAAGCGCAATAAAATTGTTGAGGGAGGCACATTTGTCGAAGCAAGTAGTGGTAATACCGGTATTAGCATCGCTCTGATCGCAAAAGAGCTTGGCTATAGGTCGAAGATATTTGTTTCTGCCAGTTGTTCTGATGAAAAGATTAAATTATTGGAGAGCTATGGTGCAGAAATTGAACGATGCGATAATTCCAATGGTTTGCATGTTTTCAATTCCACTCAATATCTTGCACAGGCTTTTTGTTCCAACAATCCCAATACCTATTTTACGAACCAATACTATAACTCAAACAACATCAAAGCACATTATATTACAACAGGACCGGAGATTTGGCTGCAGACAAATACTGCAGTCACCCATGTTTTGGTAGGTGTTGGTACAGGTGGTTCCATTTCAGGAATTGGAAGGTATTTAAAGGAGCGTAATCCCGCGATCAAGATCTGGGGGGTTGAACCAAAGAATTCCGTCTATCATCTGTTTATGGACAATAAACCAATCCCTGAGGAAGAAGTCCGTTTTGATGCCATAGAAGGTATTGGCCGGACATTTATTCCAGGAGCATTTGACAAACAAGTAGTCGATCATATCTTTCAAATCGGAAAAGATAAATCAGAAGCCATCGCCCATCAATATCTGGAGGAATGTGGTGATTTATTGGGGTTTTCAAGTGCAGCGGTCTTGGCCACTTTGGATGAGAACATTGAAAGAATGAATTTAAAAGAAACGGATCAAGTGGTCTTGTTTTTTCCAGACCATGGTACTCGCTATATTAACAAGTTATATCAGGATTTTTATCCTCAACCTAAGGTAAAGGAAAACTATAATGCATCAATATAATGATATCGCAATTCCAATAGCTTGGCCCGACCAAACGGCGAGGGGTGATGAGTTATGGATGGCCATATTAAAGAAATTAGGGATAGTAAAGAACCTTAATTTCAAGGTAGGGCATGCAGCAATAGTTTTAATTGAAAGAAAGTCTGGAGATCTCAGGTATTTTGACTTTGGACGTTATATCGTTCCTCGAGGATTTGGAAGAGCGCGATCCAGTGAGTTTGATCCAAGGTTGGAGTTGCACAGTAAAGCTACCTTTTCGGAAGACAATCAATTGATGAATTTTGAAGAGATCCTCATCGAATTGTCCAAAAAAGAATCTGCTACCCATGGGGCAGGCCGGTTGTTATGTTCAATCGCCGAAAATGTTTCCTTTCGGAAAGGAGTAGAATATGCCGAATCCCTGGTAGATAAGGGACCTATTTTGTACGGAGCCATCGCTCCGAATAATAACAGTTGTTCACGGTATGTAGCCCAGATCTTGGTCAATGCGATGGAAAAGAATGATCCGCGCTGTAATAAAATCTTTTTTCCGGAATGCCTGAAGGCAAGTCCTACCAGCAATGTTGTCAATGCTGTTGATGATAATGAGATCTATTGTTTCCACAATGGCGTTTTGGAAAAGAAAAGGATGGGACGTTGGGAGTCATTAAAATTCCAGGTCGATCTCTTGAAACCTAATTTCTTGAAATCAAGGTCGCATGAAGTTCCTGATGATCTTTTATTGGGTTTTATCGAAGAACCTAAAAGGCCAAAGGACCTTCCGAACAAGGCAGAGTGGCTTGGTGGATTGGGTGAAGGTTGTTGGTATTCCATTTCAGCAAATCTAGATGAAGCTGAAATAAGTAAGTTCAACCATAAAGGAGAGGTTGAATACTCCGTAATCGGAACTACAGATGCTGCATACAGTGATTTACATGATTTTAAGTTTAGTTATCATGTTCACCATAAAAAGCATCTCGTTAAACAGAATGATAAGGAAATGGTGTTTAAGACACTAGATATTAATAATTTAAATTTAAAACAATCTATCTAAAAAAGTATAATAAGAAATGGAATTAAAAATTTTAAAAGCAAAAATTCATACCGTAAAAGTAACAGAGGCAAATGTGAGCTATAATGGTTCTATCACCATTGATGCAGATTTATTGGATGCTGCTGGTATTGTAAAATATGAGCAGGTATATATCAATAATGCTGTAAATGGTAGTCGTATCATGACTTATGTCCTTCCTGGCAAGAGAGGAAGTGGCGAAGTATGTATGAATGGTGGTGCAGCATTACATGCTAAAGTAGGCGACACTGTACACATTCTTTCTTTTGTGAACTTAAGTCCTGAAGAGGCAGAAACCTATCAACCGACTTTGGTCTTTACGGAAGGTAATAATGAAATTAAATCTGTAGAGAAATATAACTACTAAGATTTAACCATACAATTTATTAGGCTGTCTACATTTTGTAGATGGCCTTTTTTATTGGTTATTGCTGATATTCGTGATATTTGTATGGCGAGAGGCTGGCGCTTTTCATACATTGTCAATTTTTGTCATTCTATGATTTAGCTAATATAATGCTCGCCTTAAATATTGTTTTTTTATATAATTATTGCATCCTGATGCTTGCAGGATGAAACTTTAAGCATTAAGTTTAAAAAATCACTGAAATCAGTGAAGGATATGTGTTTTTAAGTTGATAATTTCGAAGACTTAAAATTTGGATTGCTAATACTATTAATATGTTGAAAATGATCAGGAAAATCGGGTTACTTGTTATTAGTTCTATTTTTTGTTTATTGCTGAGTTCTTGTTTTGATGTTGTGGAAGAGATCAACATGAAAAGTAATGGCAGTGGATCTATCGTAGGGACACTGAACATGAGCAAGAGCCGTACAAAGGTATCATCCCTAATGAAGTTGGATAAGATAGATGGGTTCAAGATCCCAAATCAGGCTGAGATCAGAAAAGAAGTGGCTACCATCGTTCAGTTATTAAAGAATACCAAAGGGATCAGTAACGTAGATTATAAGCTTGATTTTAATAATTATATAGCGAGTGTGTCCTGTGATTTCCAAAATGTGCAGGCCTTAAATTCCTATACAGAAACACTCTCTAAACATTTCAAGACCAAATTAAACACTTACTCGAGCTATAGTTTTAATCCAAGTAATAAAACCTTTGTGCGTAACTATAAGTATAGTACCGAGGCAAAAAAAGAGTTTGACAAACTAAAGCCTGAAAATCAAAAATCATTCGATCAGGCATTTTACACCAGTATTTATCGTTTTCAAAATCCTGTCATCAAACAGGACAATACGAGCGGTAAGGTTTCAGGCAACAAGCAAGCTGTGATGGTCAAGGTTTCCGTTCCTAGCTTAATTAATGGTAAAGCCAACCTATCTAACAATATTGTCCTTAAATAATTTAAGAATATCTAATAAAACATATATGAATAACTTGAAACTTGCCATCGCCTTATTGGCAGTAAGTCTGGGAGGGAATGTATATTCGCAAGATCTCTTGTCAAAGGTTCCTGCTGAATCTAAAGTGGTGGTCGCATTGAATGGAAAAGGATTTTTCAAACATGCGAGTGCCCAACAATTGAACGAAATCTTGAAAAGAGCTGGTCTGTTTAAAAAAATTGCAGAAGACAACAGTAAATTTCAATCTGAAAATATCGAAGAGTTAGGAATCGATATCAATGCAAAATCTTATTTGTATACCAATGTCAATGATAGCATGCAGTTCTTCGGAGCTATGATGCCATTAAAAAATAAGGCTCAATTTGAATCGATCTTTCCTGAAGAGTATACTATCGATGTACAGGGTGACCTAAATACCATCTATAGTGAAGATAGGACACTCCGTATCAGTTGGAATCAAAATACCATTTTTCTTTTAGCTGGTGTGCCCATGGACAACTATTTCAGCCGTGAGGACATCAAACAGAAATTTGGCCTTTTGGAATTGCCCGAGTATGATTACGCGGCGGAAGACTATGACTATGATTATGATGGAGTGGATTCAGTAGCAGTGGCAGCTGATAGCACCTTGGATTGGGAAGCTTGGGCAGAAGCTGCGGACACTGTGTATCAAATTGAGGAAGAAGCTCCAGTAGAAAGAGATACATCAGATCTGTATAGTTTGCCATTGCCTCCCGAAAAAGTGGCTCAACCTGGGGAAGAAGGTTATATCGCTCCACCGATGGTACCGGATGAGTTTACTTACGTGGATTCCGTTTTAGAAAAGGATGAATATCAAGACGATTATTATCTAAAATACAGCGAGACATCGAATCATAATGACTCCATTAAGAATATTTTTGCCAACCAAGAAGTCAATAACCTAATGGATCGAATTATTGCCGGAAATATTAAAAGCTATAAATCGAAAAAGATGACTTCTATGAAAGATAATGAACTGCTTAGAATTGAAATAGGTTCATTAGACAGCTTAATGCATTTTTATTACCCTAGAAACCTTCTTTATGGTTATATGAGCGGACAGCCAGCTTTTGACTATGGATACGAAAGCATCAACAGTACTGTTGTTGTTGACGGAAATAGGATGAAGATCCTTGGTGATGTCAGCTTTGATAAGGAGATGACAAGGTACTATAAGGAAATGTACAATAAAAAAATCAATCCTAAGTTTGTAAACTACTTAAATGACGATGCTTTAGGATTCCTTTCGATCAACCTTAATACCGAAGCTTACTTGAAGCACATGCCTAGGATCGTACAGCGCGTTTATGGTGGTATGGATGGTAAAGTTGAGAAGATCATTGATCTGTTTACCACAAGTATGGAGATTATTGTTGATGAAAAAGCAGTTGCCAAAGTATTTAAAGGAGATAACCT contains:
- a CDS encoding cytochrome b/b6 domain-containing protein, with protein sequence MSMQRNFTVFHRLLHWIMAFAMPVLFITGFLRMYWMGKNNIIPVLEKQVSGISKEQVSEVVKGIREPMWEWHELFAHIMIFSFLARIIYMLVKGIRFPNPFLKVQSLKERLQGLTYVYFYLFVMISAATGICIEKGFFSQWKESIESVHKWGLYWFPIFVVLHLLGVFIAETTDKKGITSKMIGGDKEEKS
- a CDS encoding PLP-dependent cysteine synthase family protein translates to MIKDFIGNTPLRREDFLSKKYGTNILIKEEFYNPGKSSKDRAAWFMVEDAIKRNKIVEGGTFVEASSGNTGISIALIAKELGYRSKIFVSASCSDEKIKLLESYGAEIERCDNSNGLHVFNSTQYLAQAFCSNNPNTYFTNQYYNSNNIKAHYITTGPEIWLQTNTAVTHVLVGVGTGGSISGIGRYLKERNPAIKIWGVEPKNSVYHLFMDNKPIPEEEVRFDAIEGIGRTFIPGAFDKQVVDHIFQIGKDKSEAIAHQYLEECGDLLGFSSAAVLATLDENIERMNLKETDQVVLFFPDHGTRYINKLYQDFYPQPKVKENYNASI
- a CDS encoding LPXTG cell wall anchor domain-containing protein; this encodes MKPKTIVIAVLLALLAIVLFNNKEEASFWLFGDIRTSKLIILGIFFLLGVIVGAILFRRKNKHPKEYGITNTVNPTEDQLFLGNDDEMSDDDREYIRRD
- a CDS encoding DUF6695 family protein, with protein sequence MHQYNDIAIPIAWPDQTARGDELWMAILKKLGIVKNLNFKVGHAAIVLIERKSGDLRYFDFGRYIVPRGFGRARSSEFDPRLELHSKATFSEDNQLMNFEEILIELSKKESATHGAGRLLCSIAENVSFRKGVEYAESLVDKGPILYGAIAPNNNSCSRYVAQILVNAMEKNDPRCNKIFFPECLKASPTSNVVNAVDDNEIYCFHNGVLEKKRMGRWESLKFQVDLLKPNFLKSRSHEVPDDLLLGFIEEPKRPKDLPNKAEWLGGLGEGCWYSISANLDEAEISKFNHKGEVEYSVIGTTDAAYSDLHDFKFSYHVHHKKHLVKQNDKEMVFKTLDINNLNLKQSI
- a CDS encoding Arc family DNA binding domain-containing protein; the protein is MKKSFVIRVDEETFKLLEAWAQDEFRSVNGQIEFLIHQGLQKSGRMKKTKAKNTNGSVDESN
- a CDS encoding SPFH domain-containing protein, which produces MEKIIKPTSGYLALGILFLSLLGIIFSFIQIGSHGQIGYVPVLVILFIVFIVIVKGLIIVNPNHSRVLNLFGKYVGTIKANGLFFINPFYTAQKISLRSENLQGQTLKVNDKLGNPIEIAAVIVWKIGDTYKAAYEVQSYMDYVRVQSEAAVRHLAVSFAYDSFEDENADLTLRDGGEDVNKILESELSARLSKAGVVVEEARITHLAYAPEIAGAMLQRQQASAIVAARAKIVEGAVGMVEMALQKLSDKNIVELDDERKAAMVSNLMVVLCGEKAAQPIVNAGTLYN
- the panD gene encoding aspartate 1-decarboxylase, encoding MELKILKAKIHTVKVTEANVSYNGSITIDADLLDAAGIVKYEQVYINNAVNGSRIMTYVLPGKRGSGEVCMNGGAALHAKVGDTVHILSFVNLSPEEAETYQPTLVFTEGNNEIKSVEKYNY